The Candidatus Eisenbacteria bacterium genome includes a region encoding these proteins:
- a CDS encoding ABC transporter ATP-binding protein/permease, with protein MKGNQQKHPAEKLSPLEFLRLYGRLLRFLSPHLGNLIAAVFFMLLLAAFSGFSIAMIVPFSEIVLSGKDPTEIGPDPAVEAAAQAPLSEDVAAAKPKPSLSDNFSSGGSLRDKLVGRFYGMIRGRDRIDTLHRFCIALIIVFLLKNLFLYAQSYLIVRVEQLVIRDIRNKLYDHYQRLSLDYFDSTHSGLLIARITSDVELVKGAIANGFAQLIRQSFLLAAYLLAVLLASWRLFLVAGLVLPPNLWLIDRIGHYLRRASRISQEKMARMTSILSESLQGVRIVKAFNLEGEVVRRFRLETQDYARTLIRMTRLGSLHSPLTEVLGVTVAVAILWVAGKPLIESGAGGTGRFLLFLVGMLSMMQPIKVLSQVNMSIQQGLAAATRIFFILDEEPSVKRPSHPKQLHSFKDSIRYENVTFAYKPERPVLHNITMEIRRGEVLALVGPSGAGKTTLVDLIPRFYDPVQGRLTIDGIDLREVDLMQLRRLLGLVTQETVLFHDSILRNISFGRHEAAREEIENVCHAAHAHEFITELPEGYDTVIGERGIGLSVGQRQRLSIARALLKNPPILILDEATSALDTESERFVQDAITHLLKNRTAIVIAHRLSTIRSADKILVIDQGRVAQTGTHTSLMEEGGLYKRLHDMQFDDIPSIQPLESEQPPGQGV; from the coding sequence GTGAAGGGGAACCAACAGAAACATCCCGCCGAGAAATTATCTCCGCTGGAATTCCTTCGTCTCTACGGCCGTCTTCTGCGGTTCCTCAGCCCTCATTTGGGAAATCTCATTGCTGCGGTCTTTTTCATGTTGCTGCTGGCCGCCTTCAGCGGCTTTTCGATCGCCATGATTGTTCCCTTCAGTGAGATCGTCCTATCGGGAAAGGACCCGACTGAGATCGGCCCGGATCCCGCGGTGGAAGCGGCGGCCCAAGCGCCCCTTTCCGAAGATGTTGCCGCCGCGAAGCCCAAACCCAGTCTGTCGGATAATTTCTCTTCTGGAGGGTCGCTGCGCGATAAGCTCGTCGGACGATTTTACGGAATGATCAGGGGCCGGGACCGGATCGATACGCTTCACCGGTTTTGTATCGCCCTCATCATTGTTTTTCTTTTGAAAAACCTGTTCTTGTATGCGCAGAGTTATCTGATTGTACGTGTTGAACAATTAGTGATCCGCGACATTCGAAACAAATTATACGATCATTACCAGCGTCTCAGCCTGGACTACTTCGATTCGACCCACTCCGGACTTCTGATCGCTCGCATCACAAGTGATGTGGAACTTGTGAAGGGAGCCATCGCCAACGGATTTGCCCAGCTTATCCGCCAGTCTTTTCTCCTGGCCGCCTATCTGTTGGCCGTGCTCCTCGCCTCCTGGCGCCTTTTTCTCGTCGCCGGATTGGTGCTTCCACCGAATCTTTGGCTCATCGACCGGATCGGACACTATCTCCGCCGCGCCAGCCGCATCAGCCAGGAGAAAATGGCGAGGATGACTTCCATTCTTTCCGAAAGTCTTCAGGGCGTCCGTATTGTCAAAGCTTTCAATCTCGAAGGCGAGGTCGTCCGGCGTTTCCGGCTGGAAACACAGGATTATGCGCGAACGTTGATAAGGATGACCCGCCTGGGGAGCCTCCATTCCCCCCTGACCGAGGTCCTCGGCGTCACCGTGGCGGTGGCGATCTTGTGGGTCGCCGGCAAACCCCTCATTGAATCGGGTGCGGGGGGGACCGGCCGGTTTCTCCTTTTCCTTGTCGGTATGCTCAGCATGATGCAGCCCATTAAGGTCCTCAGCCAGGTCAACATGAGTATTCAACAGGGACTGGCGGCGGCAACCCGCATCTTTTTTATTTTGGATGAAGAACCCTCGGTCAAACGGCCCTCCCACCCAAAACAGCTGCATAGTTTTAAAGATTCGATCCGGTACGAGAATGTGACCTTCGCCTACAAGCCGGAGAGACCGGTTCTGCACAACATCACGATGGAAATCCGCCGCGGCGAGGTCCTCGCCCTCGTCGGTCCCAGCGGCGCCGGGAAGACCACCTTGGTTGATCTGATCCCCCGATTCTACGATCCTGTTCAGGGGCGTCTCACCATCGACGGAATCGATTTGCGCGAGGTCGATTTAATGCAATTGCGCAGGCTGCTCGGCCTCGTCACCCAAGAAACGGTCCTCTTTCACGATTCGATTCTGAGGAATATTTCATTCGGGCGTCACGAGGCGGCCCGGGAAGAGATCGAGAATGTCTGCCATGCCGCGCATGCTCATGAATTTATAACTGAGCTGCCGGAAGGATATGACACCGTGATCGGCGAACGGGGAATCGGTTTATCGGTCGGCCAGAGGCAGCGCCTCTCGATCGCCCGGGCTCTCTTAAAAAATCCACCCATCCTCATTCTGGACGAAGCCACTTCCGCGCTCGATACCGAGAGCGAGCGTTTTGTGCAAGACGCCATCACGCATCTTCTGAAAAATCGCACCGCCATCGTCATTGCCCATCGCTTATCGACGATTAGGAGCGCCGACAAGATTCTGGTTATTGATCAGGGGCGGGTGGCGCAAACAGGGACACACACATCCCTGATGGAGGAAGGCGGCCTGTACAAACGCCTCCACGATATGCAGTTTGATGATATCCCTTCCATCCAGCCTCTCGAATCAGAACAGCCGCCCGGGCAGGGCGTCTAG
- a CDS encoding glycosyltransferase family 9 protein, producing MTRVWKRCRRWIKGSLQGPLSRLLLTGSVSHLEQEIDPDDLSHILVLRPDNRLGNLILMMPLLETLRYAAPRARITLVAGDRFSSILEGDPRVDEILNPEDGMRTLAALRRVSWDLALSTPFPGATSFSGSLLLAWSHARRRIGYDHPRSRSALTHSLPLPDEGLHAVRELLDLSLLIRGCLPILKSPSLNLSVGEGPLMRSMDERIRQRAGHRRFLIHTGGRGLKGWSLPAFQELGKGLASSGFDLWVAQGPDAPAWPESGDRSYFTLPPMPIKEFGQTLAKVDRFIGCDSGVMHLSAAVGTPVTAIFRSSDPRRYAPIGADHQILILGSNSARHLDRGTWPSLPKELSPRLDQPSETLLNSEPEAQVAWALEKILDAVLETGSRPRHTEGAVR from the coding sequence ATGACGAGGGTCTGGAAGCGTTGCCGCCGCTGGATCAAGGGGTCGCTTCAGGGACCTCTCAGCCGTCTCCTACTGACCGGTTCCGTATCCCATCTCGAGCAGGAGATCGATCCGGATGATCTGAGCCACATCCTGGTTCTCCGTCCCGACAACCGTCTCGGAAACCTCATTCTCATGATGCCCCTGCTGGAAACCCTCCGGTATGCCGCGCCGCGGGCCCGCATCACCCTTGTCGCCGGAGATCGATTCAGTTCGATCTTGGAAGGCGATCCACGAGTTGATGAGATTTTAAATCCCGAGGATGGGATGCGGACACTCGCCGCTCTCCGCCGCGTCTCCTGGGACCTCGCCCTCAGCACACCCTTCCCGGGGGCGACCTCCTTCAGCGGTTCTCTTCTCCTGGCCTGGTCTCATGCCCGGCGGCGCATCGGTTATGACCATCCCAGGAGCCGCTCTGCCCTGACCCACTCCCTACCCCTTCCCGATGAGGGGCTTCACGCCGTAAGGGAGCTCCTCGATCTCTCACTCTTAATCCGCGGTTGCCTTCCCATTTTGAAATCCCCTTCATTGAACCTGAGCGTCGGTGAAGGGCCCCTCATGCGATCCATGGACGAACGGATCAGGCAGAGAGCCGGCCATCGCCGTTTTCTCATCCACACGGGAGGCCGGGGATTGAAGGGTTGGAGTCTGCCCGCCTTCCAGGAGCTCGGGAAGGGATTGGCTTCCAGCGGATTTGATCTCTGGGTCGCTCAGGGACCTGACGCTCCCGCCTGGCCGGAATCCGGCGATCGATCCTATTTCACCCTTCCTCCCATGCCGATCAAGGAATTCGGCCAGACTCTCGCCAAGGTCGATCGGTTCATCGGTTGCGATAGCGGCGTCATGCATCTCTCCGCCGCGGTCGGCACGCCGGTTACAGCGATTTTCCGCTCCTCGGATCCCCGGCGGTACGCCCCGATCGGCGCCGACCACCAGATCCTCATCTTGGGATCCAACTCCGCGCGCCATCTGGATCGAGGAACCTGGCCCTCTCTCCCAAAGGAACTCTCCCCGCGTCTCGATCAACCTTCGGAGACCCTTCTGAATTCTGAACCGGAGGCTCAAGTCGCCTGGGCCCTTGAAAAGATCCTGGATGCGGTCCTCGAGACCGGATCCCGCCCGCGCCATACGGAAGGGGCCGTCCGGTGA
- a CDS encoding O-antigen ligase family protein: MRMETAHSDHGFHWTSIPLIGFAIGSFAGIAIAQTSLGLGLLGLILSPIFRRKWGGSPPRDIGPALGGLAPVLIFYFAVQIFAIVTSQHIYRSFTCLRGDLPVLILPLFVLLFLRSPRPWLPLWVFLGMAALSGLYGLWQFFSGMDLYHGEGLEALAAGTYIAIGNLGGHLTYGGVHLVATLLALGLALYGPPGRIRRWAWFLALASGAGLLTSAARTAWVGFLAGSSVLLWGLGRRRFLLGLAAMIVLAGLALLLPGVADRAQGFLQFSDLPRIRLWRTALKIWADFPIFGAGLGAYKTHFPLYKLPGGYMSTIHPHNDLLNIAVHSGIAGLVAFAWLWIRLWRGLKEGLAAPARVRGLAWGGLAVIVGFLVAGGGQCYFTDEEPVAALWFVLGMGITAVWSAKGYPQDAAQRKDGIDDEGLEALPPLDQGVASGTSQPSPTDRFRIPSRAGDRSG, translated from the coding sequence ATGAGGATGGAAACGGCCCACTCCGATCATGGATTTCACTGGACATCGATTCCCCTGATCGGTTTTGCTATCGGCAGCTTCGCCGGAATCGCTATTGCACAGACATCTTTGGGGTTAGGTCTGCTCGGTCTCATTCTGAGTCCGATATTTCGCCGGAAATGGGGCGGCTCTCCCCCGCGGGATATCGGCCCCGCGTTGGGCGGATTGGCCCCCGTCCTGATCTTCTATTTTGCGGTGCAGATCTTTGCGATCGTCACATCACAGCATATCTATCGCTCCTTCACCTGTCTTCGCGGGGATCTTCCCGTCTTGATCCTTCCCCTCTTTGTCCTTCTCTTTCTCCGATCACCCCGGCCCTGGCTGCCTCTTTGGGTCTTCCTCGGCATGGCCGCACTTAGTGGTCTCTATGGCCTCTGGCAGTTCTTCTCCGGGATGGATCTCTATCATGGCGAGGGGCTCGAAGCCTTAGCGGCCGGCACTTATATCGCCATTGGCAATCTTGGCGGCCACCTGACCTATGGTGGGGTGCATCTTGTCGCCACCCTTCTCGCCCTGGGTCTCGCGCTGTACGGCCCCCCCGGCCGGATCCGTCGATGGGCTTGGTTCCTAGCCCTCGCCTCCGGAGCCGGCCTGCTCACCTCCGCGGCCCGCACGGCCTGGGTGGGTTTTCTCGCCGGCTCGAGCGTCCTCCTCTGGGGGCTGGGGCGGCGCCGATTCCTGCTCGGTCTCGCCGCGATGATCGTCCTCGCCGGCTTGGCCCTTCTTCTTCCCGGGGTCGCCGATCGGGCCCAGGGGTTCCTCCAGTTCTCGGATCTGCCGCGCATCCGGCTATGGCGGACCGCCTTGAAAATCTGGGCCGACTTTCCCATCTTCGGAGCCGGGCTTGGAGCCTATAAAACACATTTCCCCTTATACAAATTACCCGGGGGATATATGAGCACCATTCATCCCCACAACGATCTCCTCAACATAGCCGTTCATAGCGGCATCGCGGGTCTCGTCGCCTTTGCCTGGTTATGGATCCGGCTCTGGAGGGGTCTCAAGGAAGGTCTCGCCGCCCCAGCGCGTGTTCGCGGCCTCGCATGGGGTGGTCTCGCCGTCATCGTGGGGTTTCTTGTGGCCGGCGGGGGTCAATGCTACTTTACCGACGAGGAGCCGGTTGCGGCTCTATGGTTTGTCTTGGGGATGGGCATCACCGCGGTCTGGTCCGCAAAGGGTTATCCCCAGGATGCAGCCCAGCGAAAGGACGGGATCGATGACGAGGGTCTGGAAGCGTTGCCGCCGCTGGATCAAGGGGTCGCTTCAGGGACCTCTCAGCCGTCTCCTACTGACCGGTTCCGTATCCCATCTCGAGCAGGAGATCGATCCGGATGA
- a CDS encoding Trm112 family protein, whose amino-acid sequence MLSKELLDILVCPKCKGELEYKRSDDQLICHACRLIYAVREDIPIMLIDEAQPLDGSSE is encoded by the coding sequence ATGCTTTCGAAAGAGCTTTTGGATATTCTGGTTTGTCCTAAATGTAAGGGCGAACTGGAATATAAAAGATCGGATGACCAATTGATCTGTCACGCCTGCCGCCTCATTTATGCCGTCCGCGAGGATATCCCGATCATGCTCATCGATGAAGCGCAACCCCTCGACGGATCATCGGAGTGA
- the porU gene encoding type IX secretion system sortase PorU, which produces MKRRFKQGRILFLALSAILLLAVKAPQEGFSKEARSIVEARTQILSHGDRYLDIVLQFPQAVIDTVDQEGEDFHRPTLPGWTVSDRLGEPAIPKKTFYVALPPGGGYQIDYSTEREDQLTGINIPEVSNVASLISWRGAGSSEAPVVIGEPYWIRYQRVLPVTVSLWRADGLSRSFHAIRQLRLTVSMEGGDAVSVGRHPVSSVGGAPGVSVLNPIEGRMWLAAPQKGLKSRTSNIFSLTANPWLKMKSAKRGIYRITHDAAAEAGFPVEEVDLSSLRCFAGDQLPMAQDLNVEVDSLPVAMKECAILVEDGGVIGVWEENDAVLFLANGPDGWYQDRGAENRGMEHYARHPLSSYGAYWLTWGGLFEGEPARMEMIEGDPAGAAAGETAGARLHLERNTFYEPRQRDPDATWEKFWYQQALSSVNNFEFEIYFNAPGAVEGAAARVRARYWGANYRDTNTLPDHVLVARLNDVLVDSVSWEAYDRKDIDRTVTGLKARQNRWHYYPPYLNDPSDPTRSDKSNLAWIDVDYLQALEAVDDSLEFFGPTEIGVHAFRLTGFSSSASPAIFNATDPWNPYQISGSLESSGGGLMITFADTSSGSTAPHYVALDLQDSATPMALETVNRQGDWIREMEGPVDAIIITYRGFVSAAEDLADYHRQHFPDRDDAVVVVKTTDEIFDEFSAGTMDVAAMRNFLEYAYVHWVDPANETRRPLYVTFLGDAYYDPRDYLREGGVLRVPIYLDYYDSAYEFDIYNPQYSSDDWFVLFDGPSDNGLDMITGRLPVRDLTQANALVQKAISYEQDAPLDWWKTRIGLLADDRCQGVESDNLGFAHLRQTEQIADSILPQCFHPDRIYLYEYGWPYDGGECRFPTKPEATEDLLSLIADGILVMNYTGHGSEGQLADERLLETSLVSALDNDDRPFLFVNASCSVGKHDIPGYGLGESLVLRSTGGAIAMFAASSVASSGSNAQLNRALFNHMYPDKCISAVRPVGEAARLSKLEQGSSANSKRYILLGDPLITLVSPRYKIDLEWIAAGDAGPDTLIRGAAVRLAGAVRDTAGILLDQFNGSVSLRIYDSEISRHPSLSVYDDYNLLGAPIFRGDMPVSGGEFILNFIVPKSLLLGDRGWAKVFAYAQNGDVDAVGCRSEIWISEIEAALTDSEGPEIELSLSSSDSIAMPGDEFHIALTDSSGINITELVGSRSVVLRYNDSSGRPLVVEDLAQRIHFNGNASQAEVTTTIPASLPSGRTYTAVLRASDNLNNQSEARLTFRLISAGEERLTLGRLFNFPNPFEDGTGFFLEVAREVNVEISIYTARGRRIRKMEWWNEDPGVLSEKGLYWDGRDADGDRLANGIYFYRVRINDPQTGESVTRTEKCAVVR; this is translated from the coding sequence ATGAAACGTCGATTCAAGCAGGGTCGGATTCTCTTTCTCGCTCTTTCGGCCATCCTGCTCCTAGCGGTGAAAGCGCCCCAGGAGGGATTTTCGAAAGAAGCTCGATCGATTGTGGAGGCGCGGACACAAATCCTGTCCCATGGCGACCGCTATCTTGATATTGTTTTGCAATTTCCGCAGGCGGTCATCGATACCGTTGATCAAGAGGGAGAAGATTTCCACCGGCCGACGCTGCCCGGATGGACGGTATCCGACCGGCTGGGGGAACCGGCGATTCCGAAGAAAACATTCTATGTCGCGCTTCCGCCCGGCGGTGGGTACCAGATTGACTATTCTACTGAAAGAGAGGATCAACTCACGGGCATCAATATTCCCGAGGTTTCGAATGTGGCCTCTTTGATTTCTTGGCGGGGTGCGGGCTCATCCGAGGCGCCGGTCGTGATCGGTGAACCTTATTGGATCCGCTACCAGAGAGTCCTGCCGGTAACCGTTTCGCTCTGGCGTGCGGACGGATTATCGCGATCGTTTCATGCGATCCGGCAGCTGCGTCTTACTGTTTCAATGGAAGGGGGCGATGCGGTTTCAGTGGGCCGCCATCCGGTGAGTTCCGTTGGTGGCGCCCCCGGGGTTTCTGTTCTCAATCCCATCGAAGGACGGATGTGGCTGGCCGCCCCGCAGAAGGGGCTGAAGAGCCGCACATCGAATATTTTCAGTCTCACGGCAAATCCATGGTTGAAGATGAAGAGCGCCAAGCGAGGGATTTATCGGATTACTCATGATGCCGCCGCCGAGGCGGGATTTCCCGTGGAAGAAGTGGACCTCTCCAGTCTCCGTTGCTTTGCCGGCGATCAATTGCCGATGGCGCAGGATTTGAATGTAGAAGTCGATTCCCTCCCCGTCGCAATGAAGGAATGCGCCATCTTGGTGGAAGACGGCGGCGTGATCGGGGTTTGGGAAGAGAATGATGCCGTTCTCTTTCTGGCTAATGGACCCGATGGGTGGTATCAGGACCGCGGCGCGGAGAACCGCGGCATGGAGCATTATGCGCGGCATCCTTTATCGTCCTATGGCGCCTATTGGCTGACATGGGGAGGGCTTTTCGAGGGAGAGCCGGCCCGCATGGAGATGATTGAGGGAGATCCCGCCGGTGCGGCGGCGGGCGAAACGGCCGGGGCCCGCTTGCACCTGGAACGGAATACTTTTTACGAGCCACGGCAGAGGGATCCGGACGCCACATGGGAGAAGTTCTGGTATCAGCAGGCGCTCAGCAGCGTTAACAATTTCGAATTCGAAATCTACTTCAATGCCCCCGGCGCTGTCGAAGGGGCGGCCGCCCGGGTCCGAGCGCGCTATTGGGGCGCCAATTATCGCGATACGAATACCCTTCCCGATCATGTCCTTGTGGCCCGGCTCAATGATGTCCTGGTCGATTCGGTGTCGTGGGAAGCTTATGATCGAAAGGATATCGATCGAACGGTCACCGGGCTAAAAGCGCGCCAGAATAGATGGCACTACTATCCCCCCTATCTAAATGATCCAAGTGATCCCACCCGATCCGACAAATCCAATCTGGCCTGGATCGATGTCGATTACCTCCAGGCATTGGAAGCGGTGGATGATTCCCTCGAATTCTTCGGCCCCACGGAGATCGGCGTTCACGCCTTCCGGCTCACCGGTTTTTCCTCATCGGCGTCCCCGGCCATTTTTAATGCGACCGATCCCTGGAATCCCTATCAGATTTCGGGATCGTTGGAATCAAGCGGCGGCGGCCTAATGATCACCTTCGCCGATACCTCATCGGGGAGTACGGCTCCGCATTATGTCGCACTCGATCTCCAAGACAGCGCCACACCGATGGCTCTGGAAACGGTGAACCGGCAGGGAGATTGGATCCGCGAGATGGAGGGGCCGGTCGATGCGATCATTATCACCTATCGTGGTTTTGTATCCGCCGCCGAAGATCTTGCTGATTACCACAGGCAGCACTTTCCTGACCGTGATGATGCGGTGGTCGTGGTCAAGACGACCGATGAGATCTTCGATGAATTTTCCGCAGGCACAATGGATGTGGCGGCCATGCGGAATTTTCTCGAATATGCCTATGTGCATTGGGTGGATCCGGCAAATGAAACGAGGCGTCCCCTTTATGTCACCTTCCTCGGTGACGCTTATTATGATCCCAGGGATTATTTGAGAGAGGGCGGCGTTCTTCGAGTGCCGATTTACCTGGATTACTACGACTCTGCTTACGAATTCGATATTTATAATCCCCAGTATTCCTCAGATGATTGGTTCGTCTTATTTGACGGCCCCTCTGACAACGGGCTCGACATGATCACGGGACGGCTGCCGGTGAGGGATCTGACTCAGGCGAATGCGCTTGTACAAAAAGCAATTTCTTATGAGCAGGATGCGCCTCTCGATTGGTGGAAGACGCGTATCGGGCTGCTTGCCGATGATCGTTGCCAGGGCGTTGAGAGCGACAACCTCGGTTTTGCGCATCTGCGCCAGACCGAACAGATCGCCGATTCAATTCTTCCACAATGTTTTCATCCGGACAGGATTTATCTTTATGAATATGGCTGGCCGTATGACGGCGGCGAATGCCGTTTCCCGACCAAGCCGGAGGCGACGGAGGATCTGCTTTCACTTATCGCCGATGGCATTCTGGTGATGAATTATACGGGCCATGGGAGCGAAGGGCAGCTCGCCGATGAGCGTCTTCTTGAAACCTCCTTGGTTTCTGCGCTGGATAATGACGATCGTCCCTTTCTCTTTGTCAATGCCTCCTGTTCGGTGGGCAAGCATGACATCCCGGGCTACGGTCTCGGCGAATCACTCGTTCTTCGGTCCACCGGTGGCGCGATCGCGATGTTCGCCGCCTCATCCGTGGCCTCATCCGGCAGCAATGCTCAACTCAACAGAGCTCTCTTTAACCATATGTACCCAGACAAGTGTATAAGCGCGGTGCGGCCGGTCGGTGAAGCGGCGCGGCTCTCAAAATTGGAACAGGGTTCATCAGCCAACTCCAAACGCTATATTTTGCTCGGTGATCCCCTCATAACACTGGTTTCTCCACGCTATAAAATCGATCTCGAATGGATCGCGGCCGGGGACGCCGGACCGGATACCCTGATCCGCGGCGCCGCGGTGAGACTGGCTGGAGCGGTGAGGGATACAGCGGGTATCCTTTTAGACCAATTCAACGGATCGGTGAGTTTGCGCATCTATGATTCTGAAATCTCCCGCCATCCGAGCCTCTCTGTATATGATGATTACAATCTTCTCGGTGCGCCGATTTTCCGGGGGGATATGCCGGTATCCGGAGGGGAATTCATTCTAAATTTTATCGTTCCAAAATCTTTGCTTCTCGGCGACAGGGGCTGGGCAAAAGTTTTCGCCTATGCGCAGAATGGCGATGTCGACGCCGTCGGCTGCCGCTCGGAGATCTGGATCTCCGAAATTGAGGCGGCGCTGACGGATTCAGAGGGTCCTGAGATTGAATTAAGCTTGTCGTCGTCCGACAGCATCGCCATGCCGGGCGACGAATTTCATATTGCGCTCACAGATTCAAGCGGCATCAATATCACGGAACTGGTCGGCTCCCGTTCGGTCGTGCTCCGTTATAACGATTCGAGCGGGCGGCCCCTTGTGGTTGAGGATTTGGCCCAGCGCATCCATTTCAATGGAAATGCGTCGCAGGCGGAAGTCACCACCACCATTCCAGCCTCTCTCCCGTCGGGCAGAACGTATACGGCTGTTCTGCGCGCTTCTGATAATCTCAATAATCAATCTGAGGCCAGGCTTACTTTCCGCCTGATATCCGCCGGTGAGGAGCGTCTGACCCTGGGCCGTCTCTTCAATTTCCCCAATCCTTTCGAGGATGGGACCGGTTTTTTCTTGGAAGTCGCCCGGGAGGTCAATGTGGAGATTTCTATCTATACGGCCAGAGGGCGACGGATACGGAAAATGGAATGGTGGAATGAGGACCCGGGGGTGCTGTCCGAAAAGGGACTTTATTGGGATGGGCGTGATGCCGATGGAGACCGTCTTGCCAACGGCATATACTTCTATAGGGTACGGATTAATGATCCTCAAACGGGGGAATCGGTGACCCGAACGGAAAAATGTGCGGTTGTTAGATAG
- a CDS encoding PorV/PorQ family protein, producing the protein MRMVKLCLVLFLGLVLSAAMGWLEPAQGQGTAAAASLLITPGARADAMGRAHSAVVNDATANWWNPAALGMMEDRIFSLMHTQLVPDLADDVYYEYLGYAQHLKGWGGIGFNIIFLSYGTSPEVDDFGNPGDDFYSFEVSPGVSAGIRLVKDLYGGVSLKFVHVDLAPEGAGGIEGEGKGNTFAADLGLLYRPTNTPVSLSAVVQNLGPNIVFLSSDDSQPIGRNLRLGLGLYLMETEDMGVLASFDFNKSLVYSNEKPIYNWGAEWAYRNVLALRAGYIHDKQGEIIDPTFGFGLAYHKFTFEYASVPQAEGLDRVSKFSINYRF; encoded by the coding sequence ATGAGAATGGTGAAATTGTGTCTCGTCTTGTTTCTTGGTTTGGTTCTCAGCGCGGCAATGGGGTGGCTGGAACCAGCACAAGGACAGGGAACCGCCGCAGCGGCCTCCTTGTTAATTACACCGGGCGCCCGGGCGGATGCGATGGGGAGAGCCCATTCCGCCGTTGTAAATGATGCCACGGCGAATTGGTGGAACCCAGCGGCCCTGGGAATGATGGAAGATCGGATCTTCAGCCTCATGCATACCCAGCTGGTGCCCGATTTGGCCGATGATGTCTACTACGAATATCTCGGTTATGCGCAGCACCTCAAAGGGTGGGGCGGCATCGGTTTTAATATTATTTTCCTGAGCTACGGTACATCCCCAGAGGTTGATGATTTTGGAAATCCAGGAGATGATTTTTATTCTTTTGAAGTGTCTCCCGGAGTGTCGGCCGGCATTCGTCTTGTTAAAGATCTCTATGGCGGGGTGAGCTTGAAATTTGTGCATGTCGATCTCGCGCCCGAGGGGGCCGGCGGTATTGAAGGAGAAGGCAAGGGGAATACCTTTGCCGCCGATCTGGGCCTACTCTACAGGCCGACCAACACACCGGTGAGCCTCTCGGCTGTTGTGCAAAATCTTGGACCCAATATTGTTTTTCTCTCCAGTGACGACTCACAGCCGATCGGCCGAAACCTAAGGCTGGGATTGGGTCTTTATCTTATGGAAACAGAAGATATGGGAGTCTTGGCGTCATTCGACTTTAACAAATCGCTTGTCTATAGTAATGAGAAGCCGATTTATAATTGGGGTGCTGAATGGGCCTACCGCAACGTTCTCGCGTTGCGCGCCGGGTATATTCATGACAAGCAGGGTGAGATTATCGATCCGACCTTCGGATTCGGTCTGGCTTACCACAAATTCACTTTTGAATATGCCAGTGTTCCGCAAGCTGAAGGGCTGGACAGAGTCAGCAAGTTTTCCATCAATTACCGCTTCTAG
- a CDS encoding NHL repeat-containing protein, translating to MVQSLPLPNRLLLPISPTLDPLGRVLIIDGSNGAIWVIDPEKSQPSQTFLASGQASPVLENPTKIFADWGLHVYTLDPSLQRISVFDLQGRFETSFDLEAALTEAAHSSDVEFTDLVVDKTGSLAVLDRLEGRVFIFDPNGKLNRVLGEDFTGDERLIAPTNLEIDPVGNLYVADPPSGRVLQIGRQGSLLRIWKLRDEEHPQSRPTELAYSSGVLWVADPGERRMLALFPGKVDSESRQLKMLRFEWLDRTSLELAGIADGRLLVLDSRGRRLHLISDPYSQTGR from the coding sequence GTGGTACAATCTCTTCCTCTTCCCAACAGACTCCTTCTGCCGATTTCCCCGACGTTGGATCCCCTTGGACGGGTGTTGATTATCGATGGCTCCAATGGGGCCATTTGGGTCATTGACCCGGAAAAGAGTCAGCCGTCGCAAACATTTCTTGCGTCCGGACAGGCCTCTCCTGTTCTGGAAAACCCGACAAAAATCTTTGCTGATTGGGGCCTGCATGTATATACATTAGATCCATCGCTCCAACGAATCTCCGTCTTTGATCTACAAGGACGGTTTGAAACATCATTTGATTTGGAAGCCGCTTTGACCGAGGCGGCGCACTCATCAGATGTGGAGTTCACAGATCTGGTAGTTGATAAAACAGGTTCTCTCGCTGTACTGGACCGTCTGGAGGGCCGGGTATTTATATTCGATCCAAATGGAAAACTGAACAGGGTACTCGGTGAAGACTTTACGGGAGATGAACGGCTTATCGCGCCCACAAACCTGGAAATCGATCCGGTGGGAAATCTTTATGTGGCCGACCCACCCTCCGGACGTGTTTTGCAGATTGGCCGGCAAGGCAGCTTGCTGCGTATTTGGAAATTGCGTGATGAGGAACATCCACAATCCCGCCCTACCGAGCTTGCCTATTCAAGCGGCGTTCTTTGGGTTGCCGATCCTGGTGAGAGAAGGATGCTGGCGCTCTTCCCGGGAAAGGTGGATTCAGAGTCCCGTCAATTAAAGATGTTGCGGTTCGAGTGGCTGGACCGCACCTCTCTGGAATTGGCCGGTATTGCGGATGGCCGTCTTTTAGTTCTGGATTCCCGGGGGCGACGGCTTCATCTCATTTCCGACCCATATTCTCAGACCGGCCGGTAG